In the genome of Xenopus laevis strain J_2021 chromosome 1S, Xenopus_laevis_v10.1, whole genome shotgun sequence, one region contains:
- the epgn.S gene encoding epigen, which translates to MTLQIILLALTCAAMIVLSEEYSVTKSPTFTSKIEEQEQEFIEDNNPCRKEYLNYCLNGQCVFHADLTTPLCRCDTSFTGERCEHMTLLAYSQDEEAVYIAIGIGVGLLISGAIFFIWYCWKKRCKKTDYETCEKNEAI; encoded by the exons ATGACTTTGCAGATCATATTACTAGCTTTGACATGTG CAGCAATGATTGTGTTGAGTGAGGAGTATTCAGTCACTAAGTCACCAACGTTTACAAGCAAAATAGAAG AACAAGAACAGGAATTTATTGAAGACAACAATCCTTGCCGCAAAGAATATCTGAACTATTGTCTTAATGGTCAGTGTGTGTTTCATGCCGATCTCACCACTCCTCTGTGCag GTGTGACACCAGTTTTACAGGAGAAAGGTGCGAACACATGACTCTTTTAGCATACTCACAAGATGAAGAAGCTGTATATATTGCAATAGGAATAGGTGTTGGGTTGCTGATAAGTGGAGCTATTTTCTTTATCTGGTATTGCTGGAAAAAAAG gtgCAAAAAAACAGACTATGAAACCTGCGAGAAAAATgaagcaatataa